In one window of Pseudoalteromonas espejiana DSM 9414 DNA:
- a CDS encoding sigma-54-dependent transcriptional regulator, protein MLNILLVDDDVEFSDVVCHIVEFLGHNISTATSLKEAHQWFENNTFDHVLLDFMLPDGSGLHLLDHLKMIGQSPKVTLISGHPSVKGILADMCEQDVGHLLKPLQREDLELVLNGPKKVVKKAKTPAITRHFDSLIGESEPMQKLYTMIERVAKTNANVMLMGESGAGKEVVAQAIHNASKCEGPLVASNCGALSKELIGSELFGHEKGAFTGAIARKEGVFEQADGGTLFLDEVTEMPIDMQPNLLRVLETKKVTRVGGNRELPVNCRVISATNRSLTDLAQNNIIREDIYFRLAVFPIDIPALRERKEDIPLLAKAFLEQLNDENGTSFYWHNEQLKELQSYEWPGNVRELRHAIHRAFIMSDPQTSEITLPDNLESPFSRVNTQVADNQVSAGQTIEEVEKELIHATLDKVQGNKTLAAQMLGISTKTLYNRLNAYGGIGEYK, encoded by the coding sequence ATGTTAAACATACTTTTAGTCGACGATGACGTTGAATTTAGTGACGTTGTTTGCCACATAGTCGAATTCCTCGGCCATAATATAAGCACTGCTACAAGCTTAAAAGAAGCTCACCAATGGTTTGAAAATAATACCTTTGATCATGTGCTACTTGATTTTATGTTACCAGATGGCAGCGGCCTACACTTACTCGATCATTTAAAAATGATTGGGCAATCTCCAAAAGTGACTCTTATTTCAGGACACCCTTCAGTTAAAGGTATTTTAGCTGATATGTGTGAGCAAGACGTTGGGCATTTATTAAAACCTTTACAACGCGAAGACCTAGAGCTGGTATTGAATGGCCCTAAAAAGGTTGTTAAAAAAGCTAAAACGCCAGCAATTACACGCCATTTTGACAGCCTAATTGGCGAATCAGAGCCAATGCAAAAACTTTACACCATGATTGAGCGCGTAGCTAAAACTAACGCTAACGTTATGCTTATGGGTGAAAGTGGTGCAGGTAAAGAAGTGGTCGCACAGGCTATTCATAATGCAAGCAAATGCGAAGGCCCTTTAGTTGCAAGTAACTGTGGTGCCTTATCGAAAGAGCTTATTGGTAGCGAGTTGTTTGGCCATGAAAAAGGCGCATTTACCGGTGCTATAGCACGTAAAGAAGGTGTATTTGAGCAAGCCGATGGCGGCACGTTATTTTTAGATGAAGTAACCGAAATGCCCATTGATATGCAGCCTAATTTATTACGTGTGCTTGAAACAAAAAAAGTTACACGTGTTGGTGGTAACCGTGAGTTACCCGTAAATTGTCGTGTTATATCAGCGACTAACCGCTCACTTACCGATTTAGCACAAAACAATATTATTCGTGAAGATATTTACTTCAGACTTGCCGTATTTCCAATTGATATACCGGCTCTGCGTGAACGAAAAGAAGATATTCCATTGCTTGCAAAGGCCTTTTTAGAGCAGCTTAATGATGAAAATGGCACTTCTTTTTATTGGCATAACGAGCAACTTAAAGAGCTGCAGAGCTATGAGTGGCCAGGTAACGTACGTGAGCTTCGTCATGCTATTCATCGCGCCTTTATTATGAGCGACCCACAAACGAGCGAAATTACATTACCAGATAACTTAGAGTCGCCGTTTTCGCGTGTAAACACCCAAGTGGCTGATAATCAGGTTTCGGCGGGGCAAACAATTGAAGAAGTTGAAAAAGAGCTAATTCATGCCACCCTCGATAAAGTACAAGGTAATAAAACATTGGCGGCACAAATGCTGGGTATCAGCACAAAAACGCTATATAACCGATTAAACGCATACGGCGGCATTGGAGAATATAAGTAA
- a CDS encoding fumarylacetoacetate hydrolase family protein yields the protein MQSIKLDTQQLTPSKIVCVGRNYTAHIAELNNEHPEQMVIFNKPNSALSTTLLAAHNNDTLHYETELCFVVKNNKLAGIGLGLDLTKRTVQSKLKNKGLPWERAKSFDGSVLLTPFINLVDETQTFTFELKINDKVIQQGNTDFMLYKPSQILAEINDFMHLEDGDVIMTGTPSGVGEVPIDSVFTVQLYAGSSCLLTHRWQVK from the coding sequence ATGCAATCAATTAAGTTAGATACCCAGCAGTTAACACCTTCTAAAATAGTTTGCGTTGGGCGTAATTACACTGCACATATAGCAGAATTAAATAACGAACACCCAGAGCAAATGGTGATATTTAATAAGCCTAATAGTGCTTTATCAACCACTTTGTTAGCTGCTCATAATAATGACACTTTACACTATGAAACAGAACTGTGTTTTGTTGTAAAAAACAACAAACTAGCGGGTATTGGCCTTGGGTTAGATTTAACCAAGCGAACTGTACAAAGCAAGCTTAAAAACAAAGGCTTGCCATGGGAGCGCGCTAAATCATTTGACGGCTCAGTGCTGTTAACGCCCTTTATTAATTTAGTGGATGAAACCCAAACCTTTACCTTTGAGTTAAAAATTAACGATAAAGTGATTCAGCAAGGTAATACGGATTTTATGCTGTACAAACCATCACAAATTTTAGCTGAAATTAATGACTTTATGCATTTAGAAGATGGCGATGTAATAATGACAGGCACTCCTTCAGGGGTTGGTGAAGTGCCTATTGATAGTGTTTTTACTGTGCAACTGTACGCGGGATCGTCGTGCCTATTAACTCATCGTTGGCAGGTGAAATAG
- a CDS encoding histidine kinase — protein MSEDKVVSTLNKLVHDARAPLNRISMNAELIKLVLENDMPKDKAVAALDKIISNCQQCSESLQNITDFNNR, from the coding sequence ATGAGTGAAGATAAAGTGGTTAGCACGCTTAATAAGTTAGTACATGATGCGCGAGCACCATTGAATAGAATTTCAATGAATGCTGAGCTTATAAAGTTGGTTTTAGAAAACGATATGCCAAAAGATAAAGCGGTAGCGGCATTAGATAAAATAATTTCGAATTGTCAGCAATGTAGCGAAAGCTTACAAAACATTACTGATTTTAATAATAGATAG
- a CDS encoding NUDIX hydrolase → MQLLKTMVHPGININQGSQFTRRTGRAIVIKNAKILLMYTNRYEDYSLPGGGVDEGETLEQGLIRELNEETGAQNIQVIKPFGLYEEYRPWYKDDFDIIHIQSYCYICDIDTTLGQAKLEHYEVQNGMTPKWVNIHDAIAHNERTMSLSEKQGLSIIRETYLLKQIAQQLLSK, encoded by the coding sequence ATGCAGTTATTAAAAACAATGGTGCATCCAGGTATTAATATAAATCAAGGCAGCCAGTTTACCCGCCGTACAGGCAGAGCCATTGTAATTAAAAATGCAAAAATTTTATTAATGTATACCAATCGCTACGAAGACTACAGCTTACCTGGTGGCGGTGTAGATGAAGGCGAAACCCTAGAGCAAGGCCTAATAAGAGAACTTAACGAAGAAACAGGCGCGCAAAACATTCAGGTTATAAAGCCCTTTGGCTTATACGAAGAATATCGCCCATGGTATAAAGACGACTTTGATATTATTCACATACAATCATATTGTTATATTTGCGATATAGACACAACACTTGGCCAAGCAAAGCTTGAGCATTACGAAGTACAAAATGGCATGACCCCTAAATGGGTTAATATTCACGACGCTATCGCGCACAATGAGCGTACTATGAGCCTTAGCGAAAAACAGGGTCTGTCTATCATTCGCGAAACCTACCTACTTAAACAAATTGCGCAGCAACTATTAAGTAAATAA
- a CDS encoding response regulator: MPYSKVKPITILMADDDEDDRLLTQDALAESRVLNELHFVEDGVELLEYLERKGKFEDKNSSPRPGLILLDLNMPRMDGREALEAIKANPNLKGIPVVILTTSKQEEDMVKGYNLGAASYITKPVTFDGLVDLMKTLGKYWVEFVELPTTFND, translated from the coding sequence ATGCCGTATTCAAAAGTTAAACCAATTACAATTTTGATGGCAGACGATGACGAAGATGATCGTTTGCTAACGCAAGATGCTCTAGCCGAAAGCCGAGTGTTGAACGAGTTACATTTTGTGGAAGATGGTGTTGAGTTACTAGAATACTTAGAGCGTAAGGGTAAGTTTGAAGACAAAAACTCATCGCCGCGCCCTGGTTTAATTCTACTTGATTTAAACATGCCACGTATGGATGGCCGTGAAGCGCTTGAGGCAATTAAAGCAAACCCAAATTTAAAAGGGATCCCAGTTGTAATTTTAACGACGTCTAAGCAAGAAGAAGACATGGTTAAAGGGTACAACTTAGGTGCTGCTTCGTATATTACTAAGCCAGTTACGTTTGATGGCTTAGTAGATTTAATGAAAACCTTAGGGAAATATTGGGTAGAGTTTGTAGAGCTGCCGACAACATTTAACGATTAA
- a CDS encoding hybrid sensor histidine kinase/response regulator codes for MLDKVTRLLLVEDDEDDYILTCDYLEQLDSHTFDIDWISSPEQAISILSKNDHDICLLDYRLGASNGLSVLKKAIANGFSGPIIMLTGQSNDELDSAALDAGAVDYLIKTEMSSSRFARAIRYALARKDVEGERVERLKAEAENRSKDRFLAHLSHELRTPLSSILGYTELLLQSDFSQQAENELGVIYRNGKHLLSLLNDVLDLSKIAADKLELTLSEVNLDSMLADVYTLMRVSVLDKGLNLRFESLQPLPLIVRLDATRVRQILINLINNAVKFTDKGEIVVSAWTQWVDEREMLFFSIKDSGMGIAEEKQALIFKPFEQIADVESRSVGGAGLGLAICAELLTRMHGSIDLKSKIGEGSTFTISVYPGDISEVERQVLNFSSASQLQTKTAPCKVTGRVLVVDDLRDLRMLVGHMISTCGARVDYAEHGQQALEKVRIAQAYRSPYDIIFIDIHMPIMGGKEATIELRKMGYTGPIIALTAATMKGIHEELAALGFNDVIPKPVDSSSLYQCLQDYLVSPEHAPQAKNIHSDKAIIEKKQRFLLVEDDQDAAQITQLLLESLGVETVITSTCAQCLQTLNHDQQFNKVLLDMHLPDGRGVDLGKQINERYPNLSLVIVSGAEPDPKQIKDLNINHVLLKPINLSLLETLISS; via the coding sequence ATGTTAGATAAAGTGACTCGGTTACTGCTAGTCGAAGACGATGAAGATGATTATATTCTTACTTGCGACTACCTAGAGCAGTTAGATTCACATACGTTTGACATAGATTGGATAAGCTCTCCTGAACAAGCTATTAGTATCTTAAGTAAAAACGATCATGATATTTGTTTGCTTGATTACCGCCTAGGTGCATCTAATGGGTTAAGTGTACTTAAAAAGGCTATTGCTAATGGTTTTAGTGGCCCTATTATTATGCTTACTGGGCAATCTAACGATGAGTTAGACTCAGCAGCATTAGATGCAGGCGCCGTAGATTATTTAATTAAAACAGAAATGAGCTCGAGCCGATTTGCGCGTGCTATTCGCTATGCTTTAGCGCGTAAAGATGTAGAAGGTGAGCGCGTAGAGCGTTTAAAGGCCGAGGCCGAGAACCGCTCAAAAGATAGATTTTTAGCCCATTTGAGCCACGAACTACGTACACCACTTTCTTCTATATTAGGCTACACCGAATTATTACTACAAAGCGACTTTAGCCAGCAAGCAGAAAACGAGCTAGGGGTTATATATCGTAATGGTAAGCATCTCTTAAGCTTATTAAATGATGTGCTCGATTTATCTAAAATTGCCGCCGATAAGCTAGAGCTTACCTTAAGTGAAGTTAACCTTGATAGCATGTTGGCAGATGTATATACCTTAATGCGGGTATCTGTTTTGGATAAAGGCTTAAACCTGCGTTTTGAATCATTACAACCCCTGCCACTTATTGTACGTTTAGATGCAACCCGTGTTCGCCAAATACTTATAAATCTAATTAATAATGCCGTTAAATTTACCGACAAAGGTGAAATAGTGGTGAGTGCATGGACCCAGTGGGTCGATGAGCGAGAAATGCTGTTTTTTAGTATTAAAGACTCAGGTATGGGGATTGCAGAGGAAAAACAAGCCCTTATATTTAAACCGTTTGAGCAAATTGCTGATGTAGAGTCACGTTCGGTTGGCGGAGCAGGTTTAGGCTTAGCTATTTGTGCTGAGTTATTAACACGAATGCATGGCAGCATCGATTTAAAATCTAAAATAGGTGAAGGCTCTACGTTTACTATTTCGGTTTACCCTGGTGATATTAGCGAAGTAGAGCGTCAGGTACTTAATTTTAGTAGCGCGTCACAATTACAAACTAAAACAGCACCGTGCAAGGTAACAGGAAGAGTACTTGTCGTTGATGATTTACGCGATTTACGCATGTTAGTTGGCCATATGATCAGTACCTGTGGTGCCCGAGTTGACTACGCCGAGCATGGCCAGCAAGCGCTTGAAAAAGTAAGAATAGCGCAGGCGTATCGCTCGCCTTACGACATTATTTTTATTGATATACATATGCCAATAATGGGTGGTAAAGAAGCCACTATTGAGCTTAGAAAAATGGGCTACACAGGCCCTATTATTGCGTTGACTGCAGCTACAATGAAAGGGATACATGAAGAATTGGCTGCTCTTGGCTTCAACGATGTTATTCCAAAGCCCGTTGATAGCTCTTCTTTATACCAGTGCTTACAAGATTATTTAGTCTCACCGGAGCATGCGCCTCAAGCTAAAAATATACACAGTGATAAAGCTATAATAGAGAAAAAGCAGCGCTTTTTACTGGTCGAGGACGACCAAGATGCAGCGCAGATTACGCAATTGCTGCTAGAAAGTTTAGGGGTTGAAACCGTTATTACCTCAACCTGTGCACAGTGTTTGCAAACCCTTAATCATGACCAACAATTTAATAAGGTATTACTCGATATGCACTTACCCGACGGGCGTGGTGTAGATTTAGGCAAGCAAATTAATGAGCGCTACCCTAATTTAAGTTTAGTGATCGTCAGTGGCGCTGAGCCAGATCCAAAGCAAATTAAAGACTTAAATATAAACCATGTGCTTCTAAAACCGATTAACTTGAGCTTATTAGAAACCTTAATTAGCTCGTAA
- a CDS encoding sensor histidine kinase, giving the protein MSQQKQQGKANITWAAFIAVVLCIIVGNAFLALNTIQGLTQTQKSLDNTSLLTASIEQLHLSIVQAESGQRGYLLTEEEDYLMPYYDAIEQLQSQTDHVKSLKSEIDGQAERIAQLLVLTEAKIKELKQTVKLATNDKERRALYVLNTHRGRELYKKIRVKVNDIQDRELLFKVSHFSKLAQIKNEAKITFAITAVTSALLILGMFILTRLNLRNAAQYRDELEKQNETLASKVTERTQELTLYSDELSRSNRELEEFAFVASHDLQEPLRKIQAFSDRLETMFRDELGEKGIDYIGRMKNAAQRMSNLINDLLEFSRVTTRGKDFDDTDLKGVVNDILDDLEVAIKESNAEVEVGDLPVIQADKSQMQQLFLNLLSNAVKFRKPNTNPHISVMYEHKSEFSEEHNEEIDWQIVTIKDNGIGFSQEYADKIFVPFQRLHGRSEYKGTGIGLSVCRRIVERHGGTITAHSKDGEGATFIIKLPVETTLFTLQGEA; this is encoded by the coding sequence ATGAGTCAGCAAAAGCAGCAAGGCAAAGCGAACATAACGTGGGCAGCCTTTATCGCGGTAGTTCTGTGCATAATTGTAGGTAATGCATTTTTAGCATTAAATACTATTCAGGGTCTAACGCAAACTCAAAAGAGCTTAGATAATACTAGTTTATTAACGGCTTCAATTGAGCAACTTCACTTATCTATTGTACAGGCTGAGTCTGGGCAGCGTGGTTACTTGCTAACCGAGGAAGAAGATTACTTAATGCCTTATTACGATGCAATTGAGCAGCTTCAATCTCAAACCGATCATGTTAAGTCTCTTAAATCAGAAATTGATGGTCAGGCAGAGCGCATTGCGCAGTTGTTAGTGTTAACAGAAGCTAAAATAAAAGAGCTTAAACAAACTGTTAAGCTAGCAACGAATGACAAAGAGCGCCGTGCTTTGTATGTGTTAAATACACACCGAGGCCGCGAGCTATATAAAAAGATTCGCGTAAAGGTTAATGATATACAAGACCGTGAATTACTGTTTAAAGTAAGTCACTTTTCAAAGCTTGCGCAAATTAAAAACGAAGCCAAAATTACTTTTGCTATAACGGCTGTAACAAGTGCGTTATTAATATTAGGTATGTTTATACTAACGCGTTTAAATTTACGCAATGCTGCACAATACCGTGATGAGCTTGAAAAGCAAAATGAAACATTGGCAAGTAAAGTTACTGAGCGTACTCAAGAACTTACTTTGTATTCTGATGAGCTTAGCCGTTCAAACCGAGAACTCGAAGAGTTTGCGTTTGTAGCAAGCCACGACTTACAAGAGCCGCTTCGCAAAATTCAGGCGTTTAGTGACCGCTTAGAAACCATGTTTAGAGATGAGCTAGGTGAAAAGGGCATTGATTACATTGGCCGTATGAAAAATGCGGCTCAGCGTATGTCTAATTTAATTAATGACTTGTTAGAGTTTTCGCGTGTTACAACACGCGGTAAAGACTTTGATGATACAGACTTAAAAGGCGTAGTTAACGATATTCTAGATGACCTTGAAGTTGCTATTAAAGAGTCTAACGCAGAAGTAGAAGTAGGTGATTTACCGGTTATTCAGGCCGATAAAAGTCAAATGCAGCAACTTTTTTTAAACTTGCTCTCTAATGCAGTTAAATTTAGAAAACCAAACACTAATCCGCACATAAGTGTAATGTATGAACATAAAAGCGAGTTTAGTGAAGAGCATAACGAAGAGATTGATTGGCAAATTGTTACCATAAAAGATAATGGTATTGGTTTTTCTCAAGAGTATGCTGATAAAATATTTGTACCATTTCAGCGCCTTCATGGGCGTTCGGAATACAAAGGCACAGGGATTGGCCTTTCAGTTTGTAGACGTATTGTTGAGCGACATGGTGGAACGATTACCGCTCACAGCAAAGACGGTGAAGGTGCAACCTTCATAATAAAATTACCTGTGGAAACAACGCTTTTCACATTGCAAGGAGAGGCTTAA